Proteins encoded within one genomic window of Ovis aries strain OAR_USU_Benz2616 breed Rambouillet chromosome 1, ARS-UI_Ramb_v3.0, whole genome shotgun sequence:
- the LOC114113230 gene encoding LOW QUALITY PROTEIN: TAF5-like RNA polymerase II p300/CBP-associated factor-associated factor 65 kDa subunit 5L (The sequence of the model RefSeq protein was modified relative to this genomic sequence to represent the inferred CDS: inserted 1 base in 1 codon) has protein sequence MKWVHTEQIQMAVSCYLKRRQYGDAVGPLKQGLRLSQSTEEMAASLTVQSESGCTNIVSAAPCQAEPQQYEVQFGRLRNFLTDSDSQHSHEVMPLLYPLFVYLHLNLIQNSPKSTVESFYSRFHGMFLQNASRKDVIEHLQTTQTIQDIXNFRLRAFLDNKYVVPLQEDSYNYLLRYLQSDNNAALCRILTWHIHLDVQPSKRTDYQLYASGGSSRGEGGGLEPADMPAPILQNEAALELLQESIKRVKDGPPSLTTIYFYAFYNTEQLLNTVEVSPDSKLLAAGFDNSCIKLWSLRSKKLKSEPHHVNVSRIHLACDFLEEEDDEDDNAGTEMKVLRGHCRPVYSTRFLADSSGLLSCSEDMSIRYWDLGSFTNTVLYQGHAYPVWDLDISPQSLYFASGSHDRTAWLWSFDRTYPLRIYAGHLAEVDCVKFHPNSNYLAMGSTDKTVRLWSTQQGNSVRLFTSHRGPVLSLAFPPNGKYLASAGEDQRLKLWDLAPGTLYKELRGHTDSITSFTFSPDSSLFASMDNSVLVWDIRSVHCSTPTDGSSSKPVGVYTSEMSNVLSVQFMACNLLLVTGITQENEEH, from the exons ATGAAATGGGTCCACACGGAGCAGATCCAGATGGCCGTGTCCTGCTACCTCAAACGCCGGCAGTACGGGGATGCGGTCGGCCCGCTGAAGCAAGGCCTGCGGCTGTCGCAGAGCACCGAGGAGATGGCTGCCAGCCTCACAGTCCAATCCGAATCTGGTTGTACCAACATAGTGTCCGCAGCCCCTTGCCAGGCAGAGCCCCAGCAATATGAAGTACAGTTCGGACGGCTGCGGAATTTTCTCACTGATTCTGACTCCCAGCacagccatgaagtgatgcctcTGCTCTACCCTCTCTTTGTCTACCTCCACCTCAACCTGATCCAGAATAGTCCGAAGAGCACAGTGGAAAGCTTTTACAGCCGCTTCCATGGAATGTTTCTGCAGAACGCCAGCCGGAAGGATGTCATCGAGCACCTCCAGACCACTCAGACCATCCAGGACA CTAACTTCCGGCTGCGAGCCTTCCTGGACAACAAGTACGTGGTTCCTCTGCAGGAAGACAGCTACAACTACCTTCTCCGCTACCTCCAGAGTGACAACAATGCCGCGCTGTGCAGGATCCTCACCTGGCACATCCATCTGGATGTGCAGCCCTCCAAGAGGACGGACTACCAGCTCTATGCCAGTGGTGGCTCCTCCCGCGGCGAGGGTGGTGGCCTGGAGCCCGCCGACATGCCAGCGCCCATCCTGCAGAATGAGGCTGCGCTGGAGCTCCTGCAGGAGAGCATCAAGCGTGTCAAGGACGGTCCCCCTTCCCTCACCACCATCTACTTCTACGCCTTCTACAACACAGAGCAGCTGCTGAACACTGTAGAGGTCTCCCCGGATAGCAAGCTGCTCGCAGCAGGCTTTGACAACTCCTGTATAAAACTGTGGAGTTTGCGTTCTAAGAAGTTAAAGTCCGAACCCCATCACGTAAATGTGTCCCGCATCCACTTGGCTTGTGATTTCCTAGAGGAGGAGGATGACGAGGACGACAACGCAGGCACGGAGATGAAGGTCCTGCGGGGACACTGCAGGCCAGTGTACAGCACCAGGTTCCTCGCGGACAGCTCGGGGCTACTCTCCTGCTCTGAGGACATGTCCATCAGGTACTGGGACCTGGGCAGCTTCACCAACACCGTGCTGTACCAGGGCCACGCCTACCCCGTGTGGGACCTGGACATCAGCCCGCAGAGCCTGTACTTCGCCAGCGGGTCCCACGACCGCACGGCCTGGCTGTGGTCATTTGATCGGACATACCCACTGCGAATCTACGCCGGGCACCTGGCAGAGGTGGACTGCGTCAAGTTCCACCCCAATTCAAACTACTTAGCCATGGGCTCAACCGACAAGACAGTGCGGCTGTGGAGCACTCAGCAGGGGAACTCAGTGAGACTCTTCACGAGCCACCGCGGCCCTGTGCTCTCCCTGGCTTTTCCCCCCAACGGCAAGTACCTGGCATCAGCGGGTGAGGACCAGAGGCTGAAGTTGTGGGACTTGGCACCCGGGACCCTCTACAAAGAGCTGAGGGGCCACACGGACAGCATCACCAGCTTCACCTTCAGCCCAGACAGCAGTCTGTTCGCATCCATGGACAACTCGGTGCTTGTCTGGGACATCCGAAGCGTGCACTGTAGCACACCCACCGACGGCTCCTCAAGCAAGCCCGTGGGCGTCTACACCAGCGAGATGAGTAATGTGCTGAGTGTGCAGTTCATGGCCTGCAACCTCCTGCTGGTGACTGGAATCACACAGGAAAATGAGGAACATTGA